A window of Haloarchaeobius salinus genomic DNA:
TCGAACTGCCCGTAGGCGATGTTGTCGCGCACGCTCCCGTAGAACAGGTACGTGTCCTGGCTCACGTAGCCGACGGCGTCGCGCAGGCTCGCCGGGGTGACCTCTCTGATGTCCTGGCCGTCGACGCGGATACGCCCGTCGTCGACGTCGTAGAGCCTGAGCAGGAGCTTCAGCACCGTGGACTTGCCGGCCCCCGTCGGCCCGACCAGCGCGAGCATCTCGCCACCGGAGACGTCGAACGAGACGTCCTCGAGCACCGTCTCGTCGTCCTCGTAGCCGAAGGTCACGTCGTCGTACTCGACGCGACCCTCGTCGACCGCGAGCTCGGGCAGGTCCTCGTCGGCACCGAGCGTCTTCGGCTCGTCCATCAGGCCGAAGATGCGTTCGGCCGAGGCGCGGGCGTTCTGGTAGAGGTTGACGAGCTCGCCGAACTGGCTCATCGGCCAGATGAACCGCTGGCCGAGGTAGACGAACGCGACGAACGTTCCCACGGTGAGCTGGCCGCTCATGAACGGTGGAGCCTGCTGGGTGAGCACCCAGTGGCCGCCGACGGCGAACGTGAGCACGAAGCCGACACCGGCGGTCAGGCGCAGCCCGGGGAAGAACTTCACGCGCGTCGTGATGGCGTCCCAGTTCCGCTCGAAGTACTCGTTGGAGGCGTCGGTGACGCGGTCGGCCTCGAAATCCTCCGTGGTACTGGCCTTGATGACCTCGATGCCGCCGAGGTTGTTCTCCAGGCGGGAGTTGAGCTGCCCGACCGTCGAGCGTACCTCGGCGTACATCGGCTGGATGGTCTGGACGAACCTGTACGTGAAGTAGCCGATGAGCGGCACCGTCACCATCGTCAGGACGGCGAGCTGCCACTGGAGGTAGGCGAGCAGCACCGCGGTCACGCCGACGTTCACCACGAGCATCGTGGCGATGAACAGCCCGCCGTTGAGGAACTGCTCCAGCCGGTTCACGTCGTTGTTCAGCACGCTCATCAGCTCGCCGGTCTGCTTGTCGGCGAAGAACTCGTAGTCGAGCCGCTGCATGGCGTCGTAGCTGTCCGAGCGGACGTTGTGCTGGACCGACTGGGCGAACGAGTTCAGCCCGAGGCCCATCAGCCAGGTGAACACCGTCGAGCAGACGTACGTCAGCCCGACGAGCCCGACGGAGAACCAGAACTGGCCGGTCCGCGAGCCGGGGACGAGCGCCTGTGGCACCAGCGGCAGGGAGTACTGTGGCTTCGTCTGCAGGAACACCGCGTCGATGGTCTCGGCGAGCACGTACGTCGGCAGCAGGGCCATCGTGTGGGCGACCAGGCCCATGACGATGCCGCCGACGATGGCCACCCAGTGCTCCCGTCCGTACTCGCGGAACAGCCGGACCATCGGCCGGTCCACCCGCTCCCGTTGCTCCTCGAACGTGTCGTCATCGTCGTCGTGTATCGCGTCTGTCATCGTGTCGTCGGTGGCGTCTGTGATCGTCCCACGCGTCGTCGTCCGGTGGGTCGTGTCGGTCCCGTCGTGGTGTCGTGCTGCTGCGCGAACGTCGTCGCGTGAACCGGTTCCGTCGTGCTATCGTACGTCGTGTCTGTGGTGGTCTCGTGCATACTGTGGTCCTCACGGGTCCGTGTGTGTCCCCGACCGAACGTGGGTCGGGCGTCGATGCTCCGGTCTGTCGAACGGGCGGGTCGTCGGGGTGTGCTGGTGTAGCCGCAGTGCCGCGGCTACGGCCGACGGGCGACCGACCGCGCCACCCGAGCCGGGTGGCGGGAAGAATCAGGCTTCGAGTGCGGGGACCTGGAGCATCGTAGTGCCTCGTCCGTAGCGTTGCTACCCTGTTCAAAAAAGTTGTCCGTGCCGTGCTACCATGCCACAGCCCCCGGTCTGCGGTTCGGCCACCACGGGCGGCAGACCTTTCCCTCACAGGAGTCTACGCCGGGGCATGACCGACGGCGACGACGCGAGCGACGCCTTCGGCGCGCTCGGCAGCGAGACACGGATGAGCGTCCTCCAGACGCTCGTCGAGGACGGCGGTCCAGTCGACCGGTCGTTCTCCGAGCTGTTCGCGGCCAGCGACGAGGACACCTCCGCCGGCTTCGCCTACCACCTCCGCCAGCTCGTCGGCACGTTCGTCCGGAAGCGAGCGGACGAACGCTACGAGCTCACCGACGCCGGACTGCGCGTCGCCCGTGGCATCGCCGCCGGCGCGTACACCGACAGCGTCGACCGCGAGCCAGTACCCCTCGACGAGCCGTGTCCGTTCTGCGAGGAGCAGAGCCTCGACGCACGCATCGCCGACAACGTCACCACGGTCGGCTGTACGTCCTGCGAGCGCGACCTGCTGGAACTCCCGTTCCCGCCCGCCGGGTACGCAACCCACGACGACGCCGACCTCCCCGAGGCCTTCGACCGGTACCACCGCCACCGCATCGGCGCGTTCGACGACGGCGTCTGCCCGACCTGCGGCGGGAACGTACAGGCACGGATCGAACCCGTCGACGAAGGGGACGACGCAGGCTCCGAGGAACCGCAACCCGTCACCGCCCGGTACGCCTGCGAGGGCTGTGGCGACCGGCTGCGCTGTCCCGTCGCGCTCACCGTCGTCGACCACCCGGGCGTCGTCGCCTTCTACCACGACCACGACGAGGACGTGACCGACCGCCCCGTCTGGAACGTCGGCGGCGAGTGGCGCGAGACGCTGCTCTCGACCGACCCGCTCGCGGTGCGCGTGACCACCCGGCTCGACGACGACGAGCTTGCGCTGTACGTCGCTCGCGACGGGTCAGTCGTCGAGACACAGCGCCGGACCGCCGAGACGGCCCCCCCTGAGGCGGGTGCTGGCGACGCGGAGGCCGCCGAGGCGGAGTCGGCGTAGGTCGGGACAGTCCAACCCGCAGCGTCGTCACTCAACGGTCCCGCCGTCTCCTGACTGGAGGTGTCCCCGGAGCCGCCGCCAGCAGAGGCCGAGACCGACCGCCGGGAGGCCGACGAGCAGCACGGCGACGAGTCCGACGAACAGGGCGGCCCAGAGCTTCTCGACGGGAGTCGGGGTCGACAACGCGTACGGCCAGCCCGTCGCGTACGTCGCCGCCGCTGCGAACCCGAAGGCGATACCGACGGAGTACCAGGGGTCCCGGTGGTTCGCGGTCGGAACCGCCGCCAGCAGGACCAGCACGGCGACGAAGCTCCAGACGCCGAACACGGAGAGGAGTTCGAGGAGCGGGTCCTCTCGGCCGGCAGCCGAGGCGTACCGTTCGAACCCGACGCCGAACAGCCCAGCGACCATCGCGACGACACCCGTTCGACCGATGCGGTCCAGCTCGGGCCGCTCGTACGGGGTGGAGGGCATCGTCCGCAGATTGTTCGCCACCGGCAAGAAGATTCTCCACGGTCGCACCTGTCGACCGGTTCACGACGGCTGTTCGCCGACACTGGGCGCGACCCGCCGCACGGCCGGCAGCGCGAGCAGCGCGATGGCGAGCTCCAGCCCGCCGACGACGAGGAACGCGGTCAGGTAGTTCGCCGACTCGACGACGAGCCCACCGACGAGGAAGCCGGTCAGGAAGCCGAGGCTCCCGAACACGTTGAACCCGCCCATCGCGGCCCCGCGACCGTCCTCGGAGGCGATGTCGGTGACGAGTGCCATCGTCGCGGGGGCCATGAGCGCGCCACAGACGCCGGCGGCGACCATCGCGAGCGCCGCGAGCGGGTAGACCGGCGCGACGCCGACGGCGACGATGGTCAGGCCGTAGACGACCGAGCCCCCGACGACCGGGAGGAACCGGCCGATGCGGTCCGAGAGCGAGCCGAAGGGGTACTGCAACAGCGCGAAGGGCAGGAAGAAGCACGCGAGCGTCACCCCCGCCATCGCCGCGTCGAGGTCGAAGACGTCGCGGAAGTAGTAGACGCCGACGAGCGAGAAGAACCCGGCCGTCGAGCGGTCGATGAAGCCGAAGGCGTACGGTACCCCCAGCGAGGGTCGGTCGCGGAGCCGGTCGAGGATGGCTCCGACGCCCGGGCTCTTCGTCGGCGTGCGGTCCGGCACCGTCGCGGCGAGCAGGCCCGCGGCGAACAGGACGGTGGCGCTCGCGTACAGCGGCGTCAGCGGGCCGAGCGTGGAGAGCTGGCCGCCCACGACCGAGCCGAGCGCGGCCCCGAGCCCGATCGCGATGCCGGCCGCACCCATGTTCCGGCCGTGGCCGCCCGAGAGGTCCATCAGCATCGTGATGGCGAGGGAGAACGCGCCGATGGTCAGCGCGCCGCCGACCAGCCTGACGACGAGCACCGCGCCCCAGCCGAACCCGACAGCGGGGAGTCGGGTCAAGAGGATGTAGCAGGCCGCCCCGCCGACAGCCCCGACGACGACCCACGGGACGCGCTTGCCGGTCACGTCGCTGACGACACCCCAGACGCCCGCGAACGTGACGAACGCGGCGAACTCGGCGACGAGGAACCACATCCCGGCCTGGATGCCGGCCGGTGCGCCGAGCGCGACGACGAGGTCCGAGAGCCCGGGGTAGAGGAACACCTGCGACACGAGCACGCCCCAGACGACCAGCGCGAGCCGGAGCCGTGCGGAGCGTGCCGTCGATTCCATACCCGTCAATCGGGACCGGGGGGACAAAACGGATGCGCCTTCTACCGCGGCCGGTACCGGGACCCGTGCCTACGACGCCCCGTCGAAGTGGCCGGCGACGGTGTCGGCATCCACCGGCCGGAAGCCGTCCGCGTCCATCCTGGCGACGGCGAGCTCCTCGGCGAGGAGGCCCTCCGTGCCGGCCCGCAGCGCGTCGATCGCGAGCGCGACGCCCTCGTTCGTCCCGAGCCCGTCCGTGTACTCGGTCTCGAGGTAGTCCCGTATCACGTCGCCGTCGCTCCCGACGGCGGTCGCCCGCCAGGCCGAGGGCGTCCCCGACGGGTCGGTCTCGTACAGCCGCGGCTCGCCGTCGACCACGCCGCCGACGAGCAGCCCGACACCGAACGGGCGCATCCCGCCGGTCTGGGTCGACTCCTGCACCACGTCCGCGATGGCCTTCGCGGTGGTCTCGACGCCCGGCGGCTCGCCGTACCGGAGTCGCTCGGTCTGGGCGAACCGGCGCGCCTCGTCGACGAGCCGACGTGCGTCGGCGACGTGGCCCGCGCTGGCGATGCCGAGGCGACCGTCCACGTCGTGGATCTTCTCGACGCTGTCGCGTTCGAGCAGGGACGACCGCGTGCTGGTGTCGGAGGCGAAGACGACGCTCTCGTCGGTCGTGACGCCGACGGTCGCGCTCCCCTTCCGAACGGCCTCGCGGGCGTACTCGACCTGGTAGAGCCGGCCGTCGGGCGAGAAGATGCTGGTGCCGCGGTCGTAGCTCCGCCGGTTGTCGCCACCCTGCATCTACACCACCTCCCCCGGCTCGGCGGCCTCGTCGAGTTCGACCCCCTCGCTGGTGATGGTCGCGACGGTGACGCCGTTGCCGCTGGCGGTGTCGCGCTCGCTGGCTGCCGCGACCGCGTCGGCCGCCAGCTCGCGGGCGTCCTCGATGCTCTCGACCTGCTCTGCCTTCCCCTCGAGCGTCCCGTAGGCGACCTGCATCCCGCTACCGCCGGCGGCGTAGTCGGTCTCCATGACGCTGCCGCCGCCGTCGAGCTCGTACACGGCTGGCCCATCCTCGTCCACACCGGCGAGGACGACCTGCGCGGGGATGCCGCGGACGAGGTTCCCCGCGACGTTCGCCAGGGCCTCGGTCGAGAGCCGGTCGCCGCGACGGGCCTCGTACAGGTTCGCTTCTGCACGGAGGGTGTCGGCGAACGACTGGAGCGGGCCGACGGAGCCGGAGAGCGCGAGCGCGGCACGGTCGGTGATCCGTTCGACCTTCGTCACGTCCTTGTTGGCGACGAACTGGCCGCCGAGGCTGGCCCGACGGTCGGCCGCCACGACGACCGCGTCGGGGGCCGTCAGCGCGACGATGGTCGTCCCGGTCTCGAGGGCCGGGGCGTCGGTCCCGGTGTGCGATACCTCGAACTCGGTGCGCCTGTCCGTCCTGATACCTGGATCGGGCATGGGAGATAACAGGGGTCACCGATGGAAAAGTGTTAGCTAAAGAATATTTTAGCCGCCGGGTGGCCGTCCGCGGCGGCTCCCGGCTTCGAAGCCCTTACCACCCGTTCGCCCGGAGTAGGGGACATGGACGAAGACGCCGTCCTCGACCGTCTCGGCACCGTCGAGGACCCCGACCTCGGTGACGACATCGTGTCGCTCGGGCTTGTCAACGACGTATCGGTCGACGGCGACACGGTCGCCATCTCGCTCGCGCTCGGCGCGCCGTACTCGCCGACCGAGACCGACATCGCGAACGCTGTGCGCGAGGCGTTCGCCGACACGGACGTCGAACTGGACCTCTCCGCACGCATCGTCGACGACCTCGCCGCCGGCGACGAGGTGTTCCCCAACGTCGAGAACGTCATCGCCGTCGCCTCCGGCAAGGGCGGCGTCGGCAAGTCGACGATGGCCGTGAACATCGCCGCCGGACTCGCGGACATGGGCGCGAGCGTCGGGCTGTTCGACGCCGACGTGTACGGCCCGAACGTCCCCCGGATGGTCGACGCCGACGAGCCGCCGGGCGCAACCGAGGACGAGAAGCTCGTCCCGCCCGAGCAGTTCGGGATGAAGCTGATGTCGATGGCGTTCCTCGTCGGCGAGGACGACCCCGTCATCTGGCGCGGCCCGATGGTCCACAAGGTACTCACCCAGCTCTGGGAGGACGTCGAGTGGGGACACCTCGACTACATGGTCATCGACCTGCCGCCGGGCACCGGCGACACGCAGCTCACGCTGCTCCAGACGGTCCCCGTCACCGGGAGCGTCATCGTCACGACGCCACAGGAGGTCGCCCTCGACGACGCCCGCAAGGGCCTCGAGATGTTCGGCAAGCACGACACCGTCGTCCTCGGCATCGCGGAGAACATGGGGACGTTCAAATGCCCGGACTGCGGCGGCGAGCACGCCATCTTCGGCGAGGGCGGCGGCGAGCGCTTCGCGGACGTGCACGACATGCCGTTCCTCGGCTCGGTGCCGCTCGACCCCGCGGTCCGCACCGGCGGCGACGAGGGCCGGCCGGTCGTCCTCGACGAGGAGAGCGACACCGGCGGGGCGTTCCGCGAAATCACCGAGAACGTCGCGAACAACGTCGGCTTCGTCCGCCGGCAGAAGCAGGCGAACACCCGGTGATCGACGATGGGTGACGACAGCACCGCGGCCGGTCCCGACGGCGGCGACGGCGATGCGTCGGCCCCGCTCCCGGAACCCGACCCGGAGACCGTCGCGTTCCTCCGCGAGGTCGCCGAGGAGATCCGCGCCGACAGCTCCGAGTCCGAGCAGCTCGCGAACATCCTCTACCGGACCAGCGACATCTACGACGCCGACGAGGAGACGACGCCCGAGGACGTCGTCAGGAACGTGAAGTTCATCCTCGAGGTCAAGGAACGCGGCGGCCTCGGCCGGTGACTCCAGACGACTTTTGTCCGTTCCCGCCCACGCTCCCGACGTGGACGCCCACCAGGACGACCTCGCGAACCCGTTCGGCATGGACGAGGACTGCACGAACTGCGACCTCTGCGAGCGCCGCGAGCGCGTCGTCCACGGCTACGGCGACGTGGGTGCCGACTTCCTCTTCGTCGGGGAGGGACCGGACACGGAGGCGGAAGCCGCCGGCGTGCCGTTCGGCCGCGACGACGCCTTCGGCCGGGTGCTCCAGCGCCTCGGCCTCCGTCGGGTCGACGACGACCCCGACGAGCCCGAGCTCGCCAACGTCTTCCTCACCTCGCTGACCCGGTGTCACCATCCCGAACGCGACGCCACCGACGACGAGGTCGCCACCTGCGAGCCGTACCTCAACGCCGAGATACGGATGATAAACCCCGAGATACTCGTCCCCGTCGGCGAGCGCGCCCTCGTGGAGATCACCACCGAGTACACGACCACGCCCGCCGCCGAACTCGACCTGTACGCCCAGCACGGGGAGCCCATCCGGGGGCGTGGCTTCGAGCTGGTCCCGATGATTCCGCCACGCGAGGCGACCGACGAGCAGCTCCAGACGTTCGTCGAGCGGTTCGCGGCGCTGATGGCCTCCGACTACCGGCAGACGAAGGGCCGCAGGGAACGCTGAGACGGGGTCCGCTACCAGTACTGCCCGGAGAGCCAGCGACGCGAGCGACCGCCCACGGCGAGCAGTCCGAGCACGACCAGGACGACGACCGCGAGCGTCGCCGCAGCGGGCGCGACCGACACCGATTCCGGCGGGGCAGCGAGGCCGTTCCCGAGGAGGACCACCGAGGCGACCGCCGAGAAGACGACACCGAACGGGACGAGGAAACCGA
This region includes:
- a CDS encoding Mrp/NBP35 family ATP-binding protein, whose product is MDEDAVLDRLGTVEDPDLGDDIVSLGLVNDVSVDGDTVAISLALGAPYSPTETDIANAVREAFADTDVELDLSARIVDDLAAGDEVFPNVENVIAVASGKGGVGKSTMAVNIAAGLADMGASVGLFDADVYGPNVPRMVDADEPPGATEDEKLVPPEQFGMKLMSMAFLVGEDDPVIWRGPMVHKVLTQLWEDVEWGHLDYMVIDLPPGTGDTQLTLLQTVPVTGSVIVTTPQEVALDDARKGLEMFGKHDTVVLGIAENMGTFKCPDCGGEHAIFGEGGGERFADVHDMPFLGSVPLDPAVRTGGDEGRPVVLDEESDTGGAFREITENVANNVGFVRRQKQANTR
- a CDS encoding archaeal proteasome endopeptidase complex subunit alpha, whose protein sequence is MQGGDNRRSYDRGTSIFSPDGRLYQVEYAREAVRKGSATVGVTTDESVVFASDTSTRSSLLERDSVEKIHDVDGRLGIASAGHVADARRLVDEARRFAQTERLRYGEPPGVETTAKAIADVVQESTQTGGMRPFGVGLLVGGVVDGEPRLYETDPSGTPSAWRATAVGSDGDVIRDYLETEYTDGLGTNEGVALAIDALRAGTEGLLAEELAVARMDADGFRPVDADTVAGHFDGAS
- a CDS encoding ABC transporter ATP-binding protein yields the protein MTDAIHDDDDDTFEEQRERVDRPMVRLFREYGREHWVAIVGGIVMGLVAHTMALLPTYVLAETIDAVFLQTKPQYSLPLVPQALVPGSRTGQFWFSVGLVGLTYVCSTVFTWLMGLGLNSFAQSVQHNVRSDSYDAMQRLDYEFFADKQTGELMSVLNNDVNRLEQFLNGGLFIATMLVVNVGVTAVLLAYLQWQLAVLTMVTVPLIGYFTYRFVQTIQPMYAEVRSTVGQLNSRLENNLGGIEVIKASTTEDFEADRVTDASNEYFERNWDAITTRVKFFPGLRLTAGVGFVLTFAVGGHWVLTQQAPPFMSGQLTVGTFVAFVYLGQRFIWPMSQFGELVNLYQNARASAERIFGLMDEPKTLGADEDLPELAVDEGRVEYDDVTFGYEDDETVLEDVSFDVSGGEMLALVGPTGAGKSTVLKLLLRLYDVDDGRIRVDGQDIREVTPASLRDAVGYVSQDTYLFYGSVRDNIAYGQFDATDEEIEAAAKAADAHEFITDLSDGYDTDVGERGVKLSGGQRQRIGIARVLLRDPDILLLDEATSDVDTETELRIQESIEDLVTDRTVVAIAHRLSTVKDADHILVLEDGSVTERGTHDELLAADGTYADLWGVQAGELETIPGM
- a CDS encoding uracil-DNA glycosylase, which encodes MDAHQDDLANPFGMDEDCTNCDLCERRERVVHGYGDVGADFLFVGEGPDTEAEAAGVPFGRDDAFGRVLQRLGLRRVDDDPDEPELANVFLTSLTRCHHPERDATDDEVATCEPYLNAEIRMINPEILVPVGERALVEITTEYTTTPAAELDLYAQHGEPIRGRGFELVPMIPPREATDEQLQTFVERFAALMASDYRQTKGRRER
- a CDS encoding proteasome subunit beta; the protein is MPDPGIRTDRRTEFEVSHTGTDAPALETGTTIVALTAPDAVVVAADRRASLGGQFVANKDVTKVERITDRAALALSGSVGPLQSFADTLRAEANLYEARRGDRLSTEALANVAGNLVRGIPAQVVLAGVDEDGPAVYELDGGGSVMETDYAAGGSGMQVAYGTLEGKAEQVESIEDARELAADAVAAASERDTASGNGVTVATITSEGVELDEAAEPGEVV
- a CDS encoding winged helix-turn-helix domain-containing protein — protein: MTDGDDASDAFGALGSETRMSVLQTLVEDGGPVDRSFSELFAASDEDTSAGFAYHLRQLVGTFVRKRADERYELTDAGLRVARGIAAGAYTDSVDREPVPLDEPCPFCEEQSLDARIADNVTTVGCTSCERDLLELPFPPAGYATHDDADLPEAFDRYHRHRIGAFDDGVCPTCGGNVQARIEPVDEGDDAGSEEPQPVTARYACEGCGDRLRCPVALTVVDHPGVVAFYHDHDEDVTDRPVWNVGGEWRETLLSTDPLAVRVTTRLDDDELALYVARDGSVVETQRRTAETAPPEAGAGDAEAAEAESA
- a CDS encoding MFS transporter; protein product: MESTARSARLRLALVVWGVLVSQVFLYPGLSDLVVALGAPAGIQAGMWFLVAEFAAFVTFAGVWGVVSDVTGKRVPWVVVGAVGGAACYILLTRLPAVGFGWGAVLVVRLVGGALTIGAFSLAITMLMDLSGGHGRNMGAAGIAIGLGAALGSVVGGQLSTLGPLTPLYASATVLFAAGLLAATVPDRTPTKSPGVGAILDRLRDRPSLGVPYAFGFIDRSTAGFFSLVGVYYFRDVFDLDAAMAGVTLACFFLPFALLQYPFGSLSDRIGRFLPVVGGSVVYGLTIVAVGVAPVYPLAALAMVAAGVCGALMAPATMALVTDIASEDGRGAAMGGFNVFGSLGFLTGFLVGGLVVESANYLTAFLVVGGLELAIALLALPAVRRVAPSVGEQPS